In a genomic window of Brassica rapa cultivar Chiifu-401-42 chromosome A10, CAAS_Brap_v3.01, whole genome shotgun sequence:
- the LOC103844551 gene encoding uncharacterized protein LOC103844551 isoform X1 — translation MVETRRSSSASKRNSPPESSSSRPTKRSKATAAEPAGSSSASDAPIENNQNPVSVPGSESGEPSKLGTNDPVIANDASCPDADTNQQVQGLVTPTPTGEVVAEADKSKKAEKLWLKRTKAPWAKLISQYPQNPHRVMKGPVFTVGRRGCDLSIKYQSMPNVLCELRQMEQQAGPSVASLEIIGKGVLVEVNGKIYQKSTCVHLRGGDEVIFNTPVKHAYIFQPLKDENLAAPDRASSVSIFEAQSTAPLKGLHVETRAGDSSSCSLLASLRKIHNLPFLPPPAKNGKKQQNPEVSVLPSSSDDCIPDVDMNDADSSNDHAAIASADKSVVSPSLTANDDLNADGNGMDPSQETEEGVSIPGPGYEIRPILRLLDLRGNVSKILKDDGREVKEVPKECGSSSASVATRRQAHKDFLRAGVLNPQDIEVSFENFPYFLSGTTKDVLVASTYVHMKSESKFAKYASDLSTVCPRILLSGPAGSEIYQEALAKALAKNYGAKLMIVDTLLLPGGPTAKEADSSKDSSRRERLTVIAKRAVQAAHAAVMQHKKPTSSVEADITGGSTLNSQAVMRQEVSTATSKSYTFKTGDRVKFVGPATSSVTSFHTAHSAILSRGPTTGLQGKVLLAFEDNVSSKIGVRFDRPIVDGNDLGGLCEKDRGFFCTATSLRLDSSSSDNADRLAINEIFEVLTNESEKGSLILFLKDIDKSVSGNTEVYVTLKSKLEKLPENVVVIASQTQLDNRKEKSHPGGFLFTKFGSNQTTLLDLAFPDNFGGRLQDRNKEMPKSLKQITRLFPNKVTIKLPDDEALLLDWKEKLERDTEILKAQANLTSIRAVLSKNRLECPDIETLCINDQSLPTDSVEKVVGWAFSHHLMTCSEPTVKDNKLIISAENITYGLQVLHGIQNENKSIKKSLKDVVTENEFEKKLLSDVIPPSDIGVSFDDIGALENVKDTLKELVMLPLQRPELFGKGQLTKPTKGILLFGPPGTGKTMLAKAVATEAGANFINISMSSITSKWFGEGEKYVKAVFSLASKIAPSVIFVDEVDSMLGRRENPGEHEAMRKMKNEFMINWDGLRTKDKERVLVLAATNRPFDLDEAVIRRLPRRLMVNLPDSANRSKILSVILAKEEMAEDVDLEAIANMTDGYSGSDLKNLCVTAAHLPIREILEKEKKERSVAQAENRPMPQLYNSTDIRPLNMKDFKSAHEQVCASVSTDSSNMNELQQWNELYGEGGSRKKTSLSYFM, via the exons ATGGTGGAGACAAGACGCAGCTCATCCGCTTCAAAGCGGAACTCTCCTCCCGAGTCTTCATCCTCACGCCCTACCAAACGATCCAAG GCGACGGCGGCGGAACCGGCGGGGTCTTCGTCGGCGAGTGACGCTCCGATTGAGAATAATCAGAACCCTGTTTCGGTTCCTGGATCCGAATCTGGAGAGCCTTCGAAGCTGGGAACTAATGATCCAGTTATTGCAAACGATGCGAGCTGTCCTGATGCCGACACTAACCAGCAAGTCCAAGGCTTGGTGACGCCAACACCCACAG GTGAAGTTGTGGCTGAAGCTGACAAGTCTAAGAAAGCTGAGAAGCTGTGGCTGAAGCGGACTAAGGCTCCTTGGGCGAAGCTTATTTCTCAGTATCCACAG AACCCTCATCGTGTCATGAAAGGCCCTGTGTTTACTGTTGGACGGCGAGGATGCGATTTATCTATCAAGTATCAGTCCATGCCCAACGTTCTATGTGAACTGAGGCAGATGGAG caGCAGGCAGGTCCTTCAGTTGCTTCGTTGGAGATAATAGGGAAGGGGGTTCTTGTTGAGGTCAATGGCAAGATTTACCAAAAGAGTACTTGTGTTCATCTGCGGGGTGGTGACGAGGTTATCTTCAACACCCCTGTGAAGCATGCTTAT ATCTTTCAGCCTCTGAAAGATGAAAATCTAGCTGCACCAGACAGAGCTTCTTCAGTGAGCATTTTCGAAGCGCAGAGTACTGCCCCTCTGAAAGGGCTTCATGTTGAGACAAGAGCAGGAGACTCTTCATCATGTTCTCTATTGGCGTCTTTAAGAAAGATACACAATCTCCCTTTTCTACCACCTCCTGCTAAAAACGGCAAAAAGCAGCAAAATCCAGAGGTTTCTGTGCTGCCTTCTAGCTCTGATGATTGCATTCCGGATGTTGATATGAATGATGCGGATAGTAGCAATGATCATGCTGCGATTGCTTCGGCGGATAAATCAGTTGTCTCACCCTCTTTAACTGCCAACGATGACCTGAATGCTGATGGAAACGGAATGGATCCATCTCAAGAAACTGAAGAAGGTGTAAGTATTCCTGGTCCTGGATATGAAATTAGACCAATTTTGCGCCTACTTGATTTAAGGGGTAACGTTTCCAAAATACTGAAGGATGATGGAAGGGAAGTGAAGGAAGTGCCGAAAGAGTGTGGCAGTTCATCAGCGTCGGTAGCTACCAGACGTCAAGCACATAAGGATTTTCTGCGAGCAGGAGTACTCAATCCTCAGGACATAGAAGTTTCTTTTGAGAACTTCCCATACTTTTTAAG TGGCACAACTAAGGATGTTTTGGTAGCATCAACATATGTCCATATGAAGTCTGAAAGCAAGTTTGCAAAGTATGCATCAGATCTGTCGACAGTGTGTCCCCGTATCTTGCTCTCTGGGCCAGCTG GCTCTGAGATATATCAGGAAGCTTTAGCAAAAGCGCTTGCGAAAAATTATGGGGCCAAATTGATGATTGTTGACACACTCTTATTACCTGGG GGACCAACAGCTAAGGAAGCAGATTCTTCCAAAGATAGTTCCAGGCGTGAAAGATTGACTGTGATTGCTAAACGAGCCGTACAGGCTGCACATGCTGCTGTCATGCAGCATAAGAAACCAACTTCAAGTGTTGAGGCTGATATCACAGGTGGATCAACATTGAATTCTCAGGCTGTTATGAGGCAAGAAGTGTCAACCGCAACCTCTAAAAGTTACACCTTTAAAACTG GTGATCGAGTGAAGTTTGTAGGCCCTGCAACTTCTTCAGTTACTTCTTTCCATACCGCACATAG TGCTATTCTATCTAGGGGACCGACAACAGGTTTACAGGGCAAAGTACTCCTTGCGTTTGAAGACAATGTATCTTCAAAAATCGGGGTTAGATTTGATAGACCGATAGTAGATGGCAATGATCTTGGTGGTCTATGCGAAAAGGACCGTGGTTTCTTTTGTACTG CTACTTCACTTCGGTTAGATAGTTCTTCCAGTGACAATGCTGATAGACTTGCCATTAATGAAATCTTTGAG GTGCTTACTAATGAAAGTGAAAAAGGATCACTGATATTGTTCTTGAAAGACATTGATAAATCTGTGTCGGGGAACACGGAAGTATATGTAACTTTGAAGAGCAAGCTTGAGAAATTACCGGAGAATGTTGTTGTCATAGCCTCGCAAACCCAATTGGACAACCGAAAGGAGAAA TCCCATCCTGGAGGTTTCTTGTTCACAAAGTTTGGCAGCAACCAGACAACATTGCTGGATCTTGCATTTCCG GATAATTTTGGTGGTAGACTGCAGGATAGGAACAAAGAAATGCCTAAATCACTGAAACAAATCACTAGGCTATTTCCTAACAAAGTGACCATCAAGTTACCTGAT gaCGAAGCTTTGCTGTTGGACTGGAAGGAGAAACTCGAACGTGATACAGAGATCCTAAAGGCTCAAGCTAATCTTACCAGCATCCGTGCG GTTCTTAGCAAAAACCGTCTGGAGTGCCCTGACATCGAAACCTTGTGCATCAATGATCAATCCCTTCCGACTGATA GCGTGGAGAAAGTGGTTGGCTGGGCTTTCAGTCACCATCTTATGACCTGCTCAGAACCGACGGTCAAAGACAACAAGCTTATCATCTCTGCCGAAAA CATCACATATGGTCTGCAGGTGTTGCATGGGATTCAAAACGAAAACAAGAGCATAAAGAAATCTCTCAAA GATGTTGTTACTGAGAATGAATTCGAGAAGAAGCTACTATCAGACGTCATTCCTCCAAGCGATATTGGTGTTTCATTTGATGATATTGGGGCGTTGGAAAATGTGAAAGATACCTTGAAGGAGTTGGTGATGCTTCCTCTTCAAAGACCTGAATTGTTTGGCAAAGGCCAGCTTACAAAG CCTACAAAGGGTATACTGTTGTTTGGACCGCCTGGTACAGGGAAGACGATGCTGGCAAAGGCAGTTGCAACTGAGGCTGGTGCAAACTTTATCAATATTTCAATGTCCAGCATTACTTCGAAG TGGTTTGGTGAGGGAGAGAAGTATGTAAAAGCCGTTTTCTCCTTAGCAAGTAAGATAGCTCCGAGCGTCATCTTTGTTGATGAG GTTGATAGCATGTTGGGAAGAAGAGAGAATCCAGGAGAACATGAAGCTATGCGTAAGATGAAGAACGAATTCATGATTAATTGGGACGGCTTGCGCACAAAGGATAAAGAACGAGTTTTAGTGCTAGCTGCTACCAACAGGCCATTCGACCTTGACGAAGCTGTGATTAGAAGGCTTCCCCGAAG GTTGATGGTTAATCTGCCGGATTCAGCAAACAGATCGAAGATCTTGAGCGTAATATTGGCAAAAGAAGAGATGGCAGAGGACGTAGATTTGGAAGCTATAGCCAACATGACAGATGGGTACTCTGGGAGTGACTTGAAG AATCTTTGCGTGACCGCAGCACATCTACCTATCCGAGAGATattggaaaaagaaaagaag GAGAGAAGTGTAGCTCAAGCCGAAAACCGACCAATGCCGCAGTTATATAATAGTACAGACATCAGACCCTTGAACATGAAGGATTTCAAGAGCGCACATGAACAG GTGTGTGCGAGTGTGTCGACTGATTCATCGAACATGAACGAGCTTCAGCAGTGGAACGAGCTATATGGAGAAGGAGGTTCAAGGAAGAAGACGTCACTCAGCTACTTCATGTAA
- the LOC103844551 gene encoding uncharacterized protein LOC103844551 isoform X2: MVETRRSSSASKRNSPPESSSSRPTKRSKATAAEPAGSSSASDAPIENNQNPVSVPGSESGEPSKLGTNDPVIANDASCPDADTNQQVQGLVTPTPTGEVVAEADKSKKAEKLWLKRTKAPWAKLISQYPQNPHRVMKGPVFTVGRRGCDLSIKYQSMPNVLCELRQMEQAGPSVASLEIIGKGVLVEVNGKIYQKSTCVHLRGGDEVIFNTPVKHAYIFQPLKDENLAAPDRASSVSIFEAQSTAPLKGLHVETRAGDSSSCSLLASLRKIHNLPFLPPPAKNGKKQQNPEVSVLPSSSDDCIPDVDMNDADSSNDHAAIASADKSVVSPSLTANDDLNADGNGMDPSQETEEGVSIPGPGYEIRPILRLLDLRGNVSKILKDDGREVKEVPKECGSSSASVATRRQAHKDFLRAGVLNPQDIEVSFENFPYFLSGTTKDVLVASTYVHMKSESKFAKYASDLSTVCPRILLSGPAGSEIYQEALAKALAKNYGAKLMIVDTLLLPGGPTAKEADSSKDSSRRERLTVIAKRAVQAAHAAVMQHKKPTSSVEADITGGSTLNSQAVMRQEVSTATSKSYTFKTGDRVKFVGPATSSVTSFHTAHSAILSRGPTTGLQGKVLLAFEDNVSSKIGVRFDRPIVDGNDLGGLCEKDRGFFCTATSLRLDSSSSDNADRLAINEIFEVLTNESEKGSLILFLKDIDKSVSGNTEVYVTLKSKLEKLPENVVVIASQTQLDNRKEKSHPGGFLFTKFGSNQTTLLDLAFPDNFGGRLQDRNKEMPKSLKQITRLFPNKVTIKLPDDEALLLDWKEKLERDTEILKAQANLTSIRAVLSKNRLECPDIETLCINDQSLPTDSVEKVVGWAFSHHLMTCSEPTVKDNKLIISAENITYGLQVLHGIQNENKSIKKSLKDVVTENEFEKKLLSDVIPPSDIGVSFDDIGALENVKDTLKELVMLPLQRPELFGKGQLTKPTKGILLFGPPGTGKTMLAKAVATEAGANFINISMSSITSKWFGEGEKYVKAVFSLASKIAPSVIFVDEVDSMLGRRENPGEHEAMRKMKNEFMINWDGLRTKDKERVLVLAATNRPFDLDEAVIRRLPRRLMVNLPDSANRSKILSVILAKEEMAEDVDLEAIANMTDGYSGSDLKNLCVTAAHLPIREILEKEKKERSVAQAENRPMPQLYNSTDIRPLNMKDFKSAHEQVCASVSTDSSNMNELQQWNELYGEGGSRKKTSLSYFM, translated from the exons ATGGTGGAGACAAGACGCAGCTCATCCGCTTCAAAGCGGAACTCTCCTCCCGAGTCTTCATCCTCACGCCCTACCAAACGATCCAAG GCGACGGCGGCGGAACCGGCGGGGTCTTCGTCGGCGAGTGACGCTCCGATTGAGAATAATCAGAACCCTGTTTCGGTTCCTGGATCCGAATCTGGAGAGCCTTCGAAGCTGGGAACTAATGATCCAGTTATTGCAAACGATGCGAGCTGTCCTGATGCCGACACTAACCAGCAAGTCCAAGGCTTGGTGACGCCAACACCCACAG GTGAAGTTGTGGCTGAAGCTGACAAGTCTAAGAAAGCTGAGAAGCTGTGGCTGAAGCGGACTAAGGCTCCTTGGGCGAAGCTTATTTCTCAGTATCCACAG AACCCTCATCGTGTCATGAAAGGCCCTGTGTTTACTGTTGGACGGCGAGGATGCGATTTATCTATCAAGTATCAGTCCATGCCCAACGTTCTATGTGAACTGAGGCAGATGGAG CAGGCAGGTCCTTCAGTTGCTTCGTTGGAGATAATAGGGAAGGGGGTTCTTGTTGAGGTCAATGGCAAGATTTACCAAAAGAGTACTTGTGTTCATCTGCGGGGTGGTGACGAGGTTATCTTCAACACCCCTGTGAAGCATGCTTAT ATCTTTCAGCCTCTGAAAGATGAAAATCTAGCTGCACCAGACAGAGCTTCTTCAGTGAGCATTTTCGAAGCGCAGAGTACTGCCCCTCTGAAAGGGCTTCATGTTGAGACAAGAGCAGGAGACTCTTCATCATGTTCTCTATTGGCGTCTTTAAGAAAGATACACAATCTCCCTTTTCTACCACCTCCTGCTAAAAACGGCAAAAAGCAGCAAAATCCAGAGGTTTCTGTGCTGCCTTCTAGCTCTGATGATTGCATTCCGGATGTTGATATGAATGATGCGGATAGTAGCAATGATCATGCTGCGATTGCTTCGGCGGATAAATCAGTTGTCTCACCCTCTTTAACTGCCAACGATGACCTGAATGCTGATGGAAACGGAATGGATCCATCTCAAGAAACTGAAGAAGGTGTAAGTATTCCTGGTCCTGGATATGAAATTAGACCAATTTTGCGCCTACTTGATTTAAGGGGTAACGTTTCCAAAATACTGAAGGATGATGGAAGGGAAGTGAAGGAAGTGCCGAAAGAGTGTGGCAGTTCATCAGCGTCGGTAGCTACCAGACGTCAAGCACATAAGGATTTTCTGCGAGCAGGAGTACTCAATCCTCAGGACATAGAAGTTTCTTTTGAGAACTTCCCATACTTTTTAAG TGGCACAACTAAGGATGTTTTGGTAGCATCAACATATGTCCATATGAAGTCTGAAAGCAAGTTTGCAAAGTATGCATCAGATCTGTCGACAGTGTGTCCCCGTATCTTGCTCTCTGGGCCAGCTG GCTCTGAGATATATCAGGAAGCTTTAGCAAAAGCGCTTGCGAAAAATTATGGGGCCAAATTGATGATTGTTGACACACTCTTATTACCTGGG GGACCAACAGCTAAGGAAGCAGATTCTTCCAAAGATAGTTCCAGGCGTGAAAGATTGACTGTGATTGCTAAACGAGCCGTACAGGCTGCACATGCTGCTGTCATGCAGCATAAGAAACCAACTTCAAGTGTTGAGGCTGATATCACAGGTGGATCAACATTGAATTCTCAGGCTGTTATGAGGCAAGAAGTGTCAACCGCAACCTCTAAAAGTTACACCTTTAAAACTG GTGATCGAGTGAAGTTTGTAGGCCCTGCAACTTCTTCAGTTACTTCTTTCCATACCGCACATAG TGCTATTCTATCTAGGGGACCGACAACAGGTTTACAGGGCAAAGTACTCCTTGCGTTTGAAGACAATGTATCTTCAAAAATCGGGGTTAGATTTGATAGACCGATAGTAGATGGCAATGATCTTGGTGGTCTATGCGAAAAGGACCGTGGTTTCTTTTGTACTG CTACTTCACTTCGGTTAGATAGTTCTTCCAGTGACAATGCTGATAGACTTGCCATTAATGAAATCTTTGAG GTGCTTACTAATGAAAGTGAAAAAGGATCACTGATATTGTTCTTGAAAGACATTGATAAATCTGTGTCGGGGAACACGGAAGTATATGTAACTTTGAAGAGCAAGCTTGAGAAATTACCGGAGAATGTTGTTGTCATAGCCTCGCAAACCCAATTGGACAACCGAAAGGAGAAA TCCCATCCTGGAGGTTTCTTGTTCACAAAGTTTGGCAGCAACCAGACAACATTGCTGGATCTTGCATTTCCG GATAATTTTGGTGGTAGACTGCAGGATAGGAACAAAGAAATGCCTAAATCACTGAAACAAATCACTAGGCTATTTCCTAACAAAGTGACCATCAAGTTACCTGAT gaCGAAGCTTTGCTGTTGGACTGGAAGGAGAAACTCGAACGTGATACAGAGATCCTAAAGGCTCAAGCTAATCTTACCAGCATCCGTGCG GTTCTTAGCAAAAACCGTCTGGAGTGCCCTGACATCGAAACCTTGTGCATCAATGATCAATCCCTTCCGACTGATA GCGTGGAGAAAGTGGTTGGCTGGGCTTTCAGTCACCATCTTATGACCTGCTCAGAACCGACGGTCAAAGACAACAAGCTTATCATCTCTGCCGAAAA CATCACATATGGTCTGCAGGTGTTGCATGGGATTCAAAACGAAAACAAGAGCATAAAGAAATCTCTCAAA GATGTTGTTACTGAGAATGAATTCGAGAAGAAGCTACTATCAGACGTCATTCCTCCAAGCGATATTGGTGTTTCATTTGATGATATTGGGGCGTTGGAAAATGTGAAAGATACCTTGAAGGAGTTGGTGATGCTTCCTCTTCAAAGACCTGAATTGTTTGGCAAAGGCCAGCTTACAAAG CCTACAAAGGGTATACTGTTGTTTGGACCGCCTGGTACAGGGAAGACGATGCTGGCAAAGGCAGTTGCAACTGAGGCTGGTGCAAACTTTATCAATATTTCAATGTCCAGCATTACTTCGAAG TGGTTTGGTGAGGGAGAGAAGTATGTAAAAGCCGTTTTCTCCTTAGCAAGTAAGATAGCTCCGAGCGTCATCTTTGTTGATGAG GTTGATAGCATGTTGGGAAGAAGAGAGAATCCAGGAGAACATGAAGCTATGCGTAAGATGAAGAACGAATTCATGATTAATTGGGACGGCTTGCGCACAAAGGATAAAGAACGAGTTTTAGTGCTAGCTGCTACCAACAGGCCATTCGACCTTGACGAAGCTGTGATTAGAAGGCTTCCCCGAAG GTTGATGGTTAATCTGCCGGATTCAGCAAACAGATCGAAGATCTTGAGCGTAATATTGGCAAAAGAAGAGATGGCAGAGGACGTAGATTTGGAAGCTATAGCCAACATGACAGATGGGTACTCTGGGAGTGACTTGAAG AATCTTTGCGTGACCGCAGCACATCTACCTATCCGAGAGATattggaaaaagaaaagaag GAGAGAAGTGTAGCTCAAGCCGAAAACCGACCAATGCCGCAGTTATATAATAGTACAGACATCAGACCCTTGAACATGAAGGATTTCAAGAGCGCACATGAACAG GTGTGTGCGAGTGTGTCGACTGATTCATCGAACATGAACGAGCTTCAGCAGTGGAACGAGCTATATGGAGAAGGAGGTTCAAGGAAGAAGACGTCACTCAGCTACTTCATGTAA
- the LOC103844551 gene encoding uncharacterized protein LOC103844551 isoform X3, with protein MVETRRSSSASKRNSPPESSSSRPTKRSKATAAEPAGSSSASDAPIENNQNPVSVPGSESGEPSKLGTNDPVIANDASCPDADTNQQVQGLVTPTPTGEVVAEADKSKKAEKLWLKRTKAPWAKLISQYPQNPHRVMKGPVFTVGRRGCDLSIKYQSMPNVLCELRQMEQQAGPSVASLEIIGKGVLVEVNGKIYQKSTCVHLRGGDEVIFNTPVKHAYIFQPLKDENLAAPDRASSVSIFEAQSTAPLKGLHVETRAGDSSSCSLLASLRKIHNLPFLPPPAKNGKKQQNPEVSVLPSSSDDCIPDVDMNDADSSNDHAAIASADKSVVSPSLTANDDLNADGNGMDPSQETEEGDDGREVKEVPKECGSSSASVATRRQAHKDFLRAGVLNPQDIEVSFENFPYFLSGTTKDVLVASTYVHMKSESKFAKYASDLSTVCPRILLSGPAGSEIYQEALAKALAKNYGAKLMIVDTLLLPGGPTAKEADSSKDSSRRERLTVIAKRAVQAAHAAVMQHKKPTSSVEADITGGSTLNSQAVMRQEVSTATSKSYTFKTGDRVKFVGPATSSVTSFHTAHSAILSRGPTTGLQGKVLLAFEDNVSSKIGVRFDRPIVDGNDLGGLCEKDRGFFCTATSLRLDSSSSDNADRLAINEIFEVLTNESEKGSLILFLKDIDKSVSGNTEVYVTLKSKLEKLPENVVVIASQTQLDNRKEKSHPGGFLFTKFGSNQTTLLDLAFPDNFGGRLQDRNKEMPKSLKQITRLFPNKVTIKLPDDEALLLDWKEKLERDTEILKAQANLTSIRAVLSKNRLECPDIETLCINDQSLPTDSVEKVVGWAFSHHLMTCSEPTVKDNKLIISAENITYGLQVLHGIQNENKSIKKSLKDVVTENEFEKKLLSDVIPPSDIGVSFDDIGALENVKDTLKELVMLPLQRPELFGKGQLTKPTKGILLFGPPGTGKTMLAKAVATEAGANFINISMSSITSKWFGEGEKYVKAVFSLASKIAPSVIFVDEVDSMLGRRENPGEHEAMRKMKNEFMINWDGLRTKDKERVLVLAATNRPFDLDEAVIRRLPRRLMVNLPDSANRSKILSVILAKEEMAEDVDLEAIANMTDGYSGSDLKNLCVTAAHLPIREILEKEKKERSVAQAENRPMPQLYNSTDIRPLNMKDFKSAHEQVCASVSTDSSNMNELQQWNELYGEGGSRKKTSLSYFM; from the exons ATGGTGGAGACAAGACGCAGCTCATCCGCTTCAAAGCGGAACTCTCCTCCCGAGTCTTCATCCTCACGCCCTACCAAACGATCCAAG GCGACGGCGGCGGAACCGGCGGGGTCTTCGTCGGCGAGTGACGCTCCGATTGAGAATAATCAGAACCCTGTTTCGGTTCCTGGATCCGAATCTGGAGAGCCTTCGAAGCTGGGAACTAATGATCCAGTTATTGCAAACGATGCGAGCTGTCCTGATGCCGACACTAACCAGCAAGTCCAAGGCTTGGTGACGCCAACACCCACAG GTGAAGTTGTGGCTGAAGCTGACAAGTCTAAGAAAGCTGAGAAGCTGTGGCTGAAGCGGACTAAGGCTCCTTGGGCGAAGCTTATTTCTCAGTATCCACAG AACCCTCATCGTGTCATGAAAGGCCCTGTGTTTACTGTTGGACGGCGAGGATGCGATTTATCTATCAAGTATCAGTCCATGCCCAACGTTCTATGTGAACTGAGGCAGATGGAG caGCAGGCAGGTCCTTCAGTTGCTTCGTTGGAGATAATAGGGAAGGGGGTTCTTGTTGAGGTCAATGGCAAGATTTACCAAAAGAGTACTTGTGTTCATCTGCGGGGTGGTGACGAGGTTATCTTCAACACCCCTGTGAAGCATGCTTAT ATCTTTCAGCCTCTGAAAGATGAAAATCTAGCTGCACCAGACAGAGCTTCTTCAGTGAGCATTTTCGAAGCGCAGAGTACTGCCCCTCTGAAAGGGCTTCATGTTGAGACAAGAGCAGGAGACTCTTCATCATGTTCTCTATTGGCGTCTTTAAGAAAGATACACAATCTCCCTTTTCTACCACCTCCTGCTAAAAACGGCAAAAAGCAGCAAAATCCAGAGGTTTCTGTGCTGCCTTCTAGCTCTGATGATTGCATTCCGGATGTTGATATGAATGATGCGGATAGTAGCAATGATCATGCTGCGATTGCTTCGGCGGATAAATCAGTTGTCTCACCCTCTTTAACTGCCAACGATGACCTGAATGCTGATGGAAACGGAATGGATCCATCTCAAGAAACTGAAGAAGGT GATGATGGAAGGGAAGTGAAGGAAGTGCCGAAAGAGTGTGGCAGTTCATCAGCGTCGGTAGCTACCAGACGTCAAGCACATAAGGATTTTCTGCGAGCAGGAGTACTCAATCCTCAGGACATAGAAGTTTCTTTTGAGAACTTCCCATACTTTTTAAG TGGCACAACTAAGGATGTTTTGGTAGCATCAACATATGTCCATATGAAGTCTGAAAGCAAGTTTGCAAAGTATGCATCAGATCTGTCGACAGTGTGTCCCCGTATCTTGCTCTCTGGGCCAGCTG GCTCTGAGATATATCAGGAAGCTTTAGCAAAAGCGCTTGCGAAAAATTATGGGGCCAAATTGATGATTGTTGACACACTCTTATTACCTGGG GGACCAACAGCTAAGGAAGCAGATTCTTCCAAAGATAGTTCCAGGCGTGAAAGATTGACTGTGATTGCTAAACGAGCCGTACAGGCTGCACATGCTGCTGTCATGCAGCATAAGAAACCAACTTCAAGTGTTGAGGCTGATATCACAGGTGGATCAACATTGAATTCTCAGGCTGTTATGAGGCAAGAAGTGTCAACCGCAACCTCTAAAAGTTACACCTTTAAAACTG GTGATCGAGTGAAGTTTGTAGGCCCTGCAACTTCTTCAGTTACTTCTTTCCATACCGCACATAG TGCTATTCTATCTAGGGGACCGACAACAGGTTTACAGGGCAAAGTACTCCTTGCGTTTGAAGACAATGTATCTTCAAAAATCGGGGTTAGATTTGATAGACCGATAGTAGATGGCAATGATCTTGGTGGTCTATGCGAAAAGGACCGTGGTTTCTTTTGTACTG CTACTTCACTTCGGTTAGATAGTTCTTCCAGTGACAATGCTGATAGACTTGCCATTAATGAAATCTTTGAG GTGCTTACTAATGAAAGTGAAAAAGGATCACTGATATTGTTCTTGAAAGACATTGATAAATCTGTGTCGGGGAACACGGAAGTATATGTAACTTTGAAGAGCAAGCTTGAGAAATTACCGGAGAATGTTGTTGTCATAGCCTCGCAAACCCAATTGGACAACCGAAAGGAGAAA TCCCATCCTGGAGGTTTCTTGTTCACAAAGTTTGGCAGCAACCAGACAACATTGCTGGATCTTGCATTTCCG GATAATTTTGGTGGTAGACTGCAGGATAGGAACAAAGAAATGCCTAAATCACTGAAACAAATCACTAGGCTATTTCCTAACAAAGTGACCATCAAGTTACCTGAT gaCGAAGCTTTGCTGTTGGACTGGAAGGAGAAACTCGAACGTGATACAGAGATCCTAAAGGCTCAAGCTAATCTTACCAGCATCCGTGCG GTTCTTAGCAAAAACCGTCTGGAGTGCCCTGACATCGAAACCTTGTGCATCAATGATCAATCCCTTCCGACTGATA GCGTGGAGAAAGTGGTTGGCTGGGCTTTCAGTCACCATCTTATGACCTGCTCAGAACCGACGGTCAAAGACAACAAGCTTATCATCTCTGCCGAAAA CATCACATATGGTCTGCAGGTGTTGCATGGGATTCAAAACGAAAACAAGAGCATAAAGAAATCTCTCAAA GATGTTGTTACTGAGAATGAATTCGAGAAGAAGCTACTATCAGACGTCATTCCTCCAAGCGATATTGGTGTTTCATTTGATGATATTGGGGCGTTGGAAAATGTGAAAGATACCTTGAAGGAGTTGGTGATGCTTCCTCTTCAAAGACCTGAATTGTTTGGCAAAGGCCAGCTTACAAAG CCTACAAAGGGTATACTGTTGTTTGGACCGCCTGGTACAGGGAAGACGATGCTGGCAAAGGCAGTTGCAACTGAGGCTGGTGCAAACTTTATCAATATTTCAATGTCCAGCATTACTTCGAAG TGGTTTGGTGAGGGAGAGAAGTATGTAAAAGCCGTTTTCTCCTTAGCAAGTAAGATAGCTCCGAGCGTCATCTTTGTTGATGAG GTTGATAGCATGTTGGGAAGAAGAGAGAATCCAGGAGAACATGAAGCTATGCGTAAGATGAAGAACGAATTCATGATTAATTGGGACGGCTTGCGCACAAAGGATAAAGAACGAGTTTTAGTGCTAGCTGCTACCAACAGGCCATTCGACCTTGACGAAGCTGTGATTAGAAGGCTTCCCCGAAG GTTGATGGTTAATCTGCCGGATTCAGCAAACAGATCGAAGATCTTGAGCGTAATATTGGCAAAAGAAGAGATGGCAGAGGACGTAGATTTGGAAGCTATAGCCAACATGACAGATGGGTACTCTGGGAGTGACTTGAAG AATCTTTGCGTGACCGCAGCACATCTACCTATCCGAGAGATattggaaaaagaaaagaag GAGAGAAGTGTAGCTCAAGCCGAAAACCGACCAATGCCGCAGTTATATAATAGTACAGACATCAGACCCTTGAACATGAAGGATTTCAAGAGCGCACATGAACAG GTGTGTGCGAGTGTGTCGACTGATTCATCGAACATGAACGAGCTTCAGCAGTGGAACGAGCTATATGGAGAAGGAGGTTCAAGGAAGAAGACGTCACTCAGCTACTTCATGTAA